The following proteins are co-located in the Burkholderiaceae bacterium DAT-1 genome:
- a CDS encoding N-methyl-D-aspartate receptor NMDAR2C subunit — MFNFCTAWQATWSSLGLIPNPDCFDELIARYSAPHRHYHGLQHLAECLQLFRAFAASAEHPSEVEIALWFHDAIYEPLRHDNEQRSADWAHDVLLTAGAAHPIADRVHALIMATRHTAEPEGLDAQLVVDIDLAILGAAPERFAEYERQVRAEYGHVPGFLFRRKRQAILKQFLSRPALYGTASMRDRFELRARENLIATIS, encoded by the coding sequence ATGTTCAACTTCTGCACCGCATGGCAAGCAACTTGGTCCAGCCTCGGCTTGATTCCAAATCCCGACTGTTTCGACGAACTGATCGCCCGTTATTCAGCGCCGCATCGCCATTACCATGGACTGCAGCATCTCGCTGAATGCCTGCAATTATTCCGGGCGTTTGCTGCATCGGCGGAACACCCCTCAGAGGTGGAAATAGCCCTTTGGTTTCACGATGCGATTTACGAACCGCTCCGGCACGATAATGAGCAGCGCAGTGCTGATTGGGCGCACGATGTATTACTCACTGCTGGAGCAGCGCACCCCATTGCAGATCGTGTACATGCATTGATTATGGCGACCCGGCATACAGCTGAGCCTGAGGGGCTCGATGCACAGCTAGTGGTCGATATTGATCTGGCCATTCTGGGCGCCGCACCCGAGCGATTTGCCGAATATGAGCGGCAAGTGCGTGCGGAATATGGTCATGTGCCGGGCTTTCTATTCCGGCGTAAGCGGCAGGCAATTCTGAAGCAATTCCTGTCGCGCCCCGCGCTTTACGGCACTGCCAGCATGCGAGATCGATTTGAATTGCGCGCTAGGGAAAACCTGATTGCAACAATCAGCTAA